One segment of Triticum aestivum cultivar Chinese Spring chromosome 2A, IWGSC CS RefSeq v2.1, whole genome shotgun sequence DNA contains the following:
- the LOC123190248 gene encoding glycosyltransferase BC10 isoform X1: MKAAPLPRTRAAASPRRRAWILAVAAIVSVVVVWAYHYPPRHYASPVSNWLPVEPDRELTDDERASRVVFGHMLSTPPVRSRGSKIAFMFLTPGNLPFEKLWEKFFEGHEGRYTIYVHASREKPEHVSRLFIGRDIHSDKVQWGQISMVDAERRLLANALQDIDNQHFVLLSDSCVPLHNFDYVYDYLMGTNLSFIDSFYDPGPHGNFRYSQNMLPEVRESDFRKGSQWFSVKRQHALMTIADSLYYTKFKLYCKPGMAGGRNCYADEHYMPTLFNMMDPNGIANWSVTHVDWSEGKWHPKAYRAQDVTHGLLKNITSIDVSHHVTSDSKKVVTQNPCLWNGVKKPCYLFARKFYPESMNNLINMCTFGRTLDLLTSWWI, translated from the exons ATGAAGGCCGCGCCGCTGCCCCGCACGAGAGCGGCGGCTTCTCCGAGGCGGCGCGCGTGGATACTCGCCGTCGCGGCCATCGTCTCCGTCGTGGTGGTCTGGGCCTACCACTACCCGCCCCGGCATTACGCCTCCCCCGTCAGCAACTGGCTCCCGGTGGAGCCCGACAGGGAGCTCACCGACGACGAGAGGGCCTCGCGCGTCGTCTTCGGCCACATGCTCTCCACGCCTCCTGTTCGGTCCAGGGGGTCCAAGATTGCCTTCATGTTCCTCACCCCGGGCAACTTGCCGTTTGAAAAACTATGGGAGAAATTCTTCGAG GGTCATGAGGGAAGATATACCATATATGTTCACGCCTCGAGGGAGAAGCCAGAACATGTCAGTCGCTTATTTATTGGTCGAGATATACACAGTGACAAG GTACAGTGGGGTCAGATTTCTATGGTTGATGCTGAGAGGAGGTTGTTGGCGAATGCTCTACAAGACATTGACAACCAGCATTTTGTGCTGCTTTCTGACAG CTGCGTACCTTTGCACAATTTTGACTATGTGTATGACTACCTGATGGGAACAAATCTCAGTTTTATTGACTC CTTCTATGATCCTGGACCACACGGAAATTTTAGATATTCGCAAAATATGTTACCTGAGGTTAGAGAGTCTGACTTCAGGAAGGGTTCACAG TGGTTCTCAGTCAAGCGGCAACATGCATTGATGACAATCGCGGACAGTCTTTACTATACAAAGTTCAAGCTTTATTGTAAG CCAGGAATGGCAGGTGGACGCAATTGCTATGCCGATGAGCATTATATGCCAACACTATTCAAT ATGATGGATCCAAATGGAATAGCGAATTGGTCCGTAACTCATGTTGACTGGTCAGAAGGAAAGTGGCATCCAAAAGCTTATCGGGCGCAAGATGTCACTCATGGGCTCCTCAAGAATATAACT TCAATCGACGTGAGCCATCATGTTACAAGCGATAGCAAG AAAGTGGTTACACAGAACCCTTGCTTATGGAATGGAGTGAAGAAACCATGCTACCTGTTCGCAAGGAAGTTCTACCCTGAGTCCATGAACAACCTCAT AAACATGTGTACATTTGGAAGGACATTAGATCTATTGACAAGTTGGTGGATATAG
- the LOC123190248 gene encoding glycosyltransferase BC10 isoform X2 produces MKAAPLPRTRAAASPRRRAWILAVAAIVSVVVVWAYHYPPRHYASPVSNWLPVEPDRELTDDERASRVVFGHMLSTPPVRSRGSKIAFMFLTPGNLPFEKLWEKFFEGHEGRYTIYVHASREKPEHVSRLFIGRDIHSDKVQWGQISMVDAERRLLANALQDIDNQHFVLLSDSCVPLHNFDYVYDYLMGTNLSFIDSFYDPGPHGNFRYSQNMLPEVRESDFRKGSQWFSVKRQHALMTIADSLYYTKFKLYCKPGMAGGRNCYADEHYMPTLFNMMDPNGIANWSVTHVDWSEGKWHPKAYRAQDVTHGLLKNITSIDVSHHVTSDSKKVVTQNPCLWNGVKKPCYLFARKFYPESMNNLMYLFSNYTLF; encoded by the exons ATGAAGGCCGCGCCGCTGCCCCGCACGAGAGCGGCGGCTTCTCCGAGGCGGCGCGCGTGGATACTCGCCGTCGCGGCCATCGTCTCCGTCGTGGTGGTCTGGGCCTACCACTACCCGCCCCGGCATTACGCCTCCCCCGTCAGCAACTGGCTCCCGGTGGAGCCCGACAGGGAGCTCACCGACGACGAGAGGGCCTCGCGCGTCGTCTTCGGCCACATGCTCTCCACGCCTCCTGTTCGGTCCAGGGGGTCCAAGATTGCCTTCATGTTCCTCACCCCGGGCAACTTGCCGTTTGAAAAACTATGGGAGAAATTCTTCGAG GGTCATGAGGGAAGATATACCATATATGTTCACGCCTCGAGGGAGAAGCCAGAACATGTCAGTCGCTTATTTATTGGTCGAGATATACACAGTGACAAG GTACAGTGGGGTCAGATTTCTATGGTTGATGCTGAGAGGAGGTTGTTGGCGAATGCTCTACAAGACATTGACAACCAGCATTTTGTGCTGCTTTCTGACAG CTGCGTACCTTTGCACAATTTTGACTATGTGTATGACTACCTGATGGGAACAAATCTCAGTTTTATTGACTC CTTCTATGATCCTGGACCACACGGAAATTTTAGATATTCGCAAAATATGTTACCTGAGGTTAGAGAGTCTGACTTCAGGAAGGGTTCACAG TGGTTCTCAGTCAAGCGGCAACATGCATTGATGACAATCGCGGACAGTCTTTACTATACAAAGTTCAAGCTTTATTGTAAG CCAGGAATGGCAGGTGGACGCAATTGCTATGCCGATGAGCATTATATGCCAACACTATTCAAT ATGATGGATCCAAATGGAATAGCGAATTGGTCCGTAACTCATGTTGACTGGTCAGAAGGAAAGTGGCATCCAAAAGCTTATCGGGCGCAAGATGTCACTCATGGGCTCCTCAAGAATATAACT TCAATCGACGTGAGCCATCATGTTACAAGCGATAGCAAG AAAGTGGTTACACAGAACCCTTGCTTATGGAATGGAGTGAAGAAACCATGCTACCTGTTCGCAAGGAAGTTCTACCCTGAGTCCATGAACAACCTCATGTACTTATTCTCGAATTACACCCTCTTTTGA
- the LOC123190249 gene encoding probable plastid-lipid-associated protein 8, chloroplastic: MAASAAPPCVRISCSTPSPTALRRPRRRRVASARCSLAAAPGLRAPAELVDSILSKVKGTDRGVLLPEEGHQEVADVAQQLGKYCIDEPVKSPLIFGDWDVVYCSVPTSPGGIYRTPLGRLVFKTDDMVQVVEAPDIVRNKVSFSIFGLDGAVSLKGKLNVLDSKWIQVIFEPPELKVGPLGFQYGGESEVKLEITYVDEKIRLGKGSRGSLFVFLRQD; the protein is encoded by the exons ATGGCGGCTTCTGCTGCGCCCCCTTGCGTCCGCATCTCCTGCTCCACACCTTCACCGACCGCTCTCCGCCGGCCACGCCGCCGGCGCGTCGCCTCCGCCCGATGCTCCCTCGCCGCAGCCCCCGGCCTCCGGGCGCCGGCGGAGCTCGTCGACTCCATCCTCTCCAAG GTGAAGGGGACTGACCGGGGGGTGCTGCTACCGGAGGAAGGCCACCAGGAGGTCGCCGACGTCGCGCAGCAGCTGGGGAAGTACTGCATCGACGAGCCCGTCAAGTCCCCGCTTATATTCGGAG ACTGGGACGTGGTGTATTGCTCGGTGCCGACGTCCCCCGGAGGGATTTACCGGACCCCTCTCGGCCGGCTGGTGTTCAAGACCGACGACATGGTTCAGGTGGTGGAAGCCCCCGACATCGTCAGGAACAAGGTGTCCTTCTCCATCTTCGGCCTCGATGGTGCGGTGTCTTTGAAAG GCAAGCTGAATGTATTGGACAGCAAGTGGATTCAGGTCATATTTGAGCCCCCGGAACTGAAGGTAGGCCCCTTGGGTTTCCAATACGGTGGCGAGAGCGAGGTCAAGCTGGAAATCACCTATGTCGACGAGAAGATCAGGCTTGGGAAAGGATCCCGAGGCTCGCTTTTCGTCTTCCTGAGACAAGATTAG